The nucleotide sequence CACGCTCAAAGACTTCACCTCTTGCTCACCCAAGAGCGGTGCCTCGCTCCCGTCCAGGCGCGCGTAGATCTGGCGTCCCAGCTCGGCGATCTTCTTGAAGTCACCGGCGGCGAGCACCGTGGGTTCGTTGGCGTGCATGATGGTCTGCCACGCCTCGTCGACCTGGGCGCGGCGCTCGAGCAGCTCTTCGTCGAAGGCAGCGAGTTCGCTGGCCGAAGCGCCGCGCGACATGGCGCTCAGCTTTCGGTCCAGCACGTCCAGCTCGACGGTGCGCGTCACGAAGTCGAAGCGCTGACGGATCGACTCTAGCTCGTGGGGGTAGAGCTTCTTGGCCTTCACCAGCACGTGTTCGCGGACGCCGATCTTGCCGAAGTCGTGCAAGAGTGACGCGTACTCGATCTCGCGCAGGTCCTCTGCCTTCCAGATCACGTCCCGGTAGGGGCCGCTGTCCTCGCGTTCCACCGCGGCGGCGAGCGCGACCGTCAGATCGGCGACCCGGCGGCTGTGACCGCTGGTGGTGGGGTCGCGCTGTTCGATGGCATCGACGCTCGCCCGCACGAAGCCCTCGAAGATGGTGCGGATCTCGTCGTAGAGGATGGCGTTCTCCAGGGCGATGCCCGCTTGAGAAGCCAGGGTCAGCAGCAACTGCTCACTGCGATCGTCGAAGGGCACTACCCAACGCTCGCAGTCCTCGGGGCAAGTCAGCTTCTGACTGGGTTCCTTCTTCTTGTTGATCAGTTGCAGGACCCCGATCACCTCGCCGGACTTGCTGATCAACGGCGTGCACAACATGCTTTTGGTGCGGTAGCCGACCTTCTCGTCGAAGGAGCGATCGAAGCTGAAGGGAGAGCCGGCAGGCATCTGGTAGGCGTCATCGATGCGCAGCGTGGTCTTTTCGAGGGCGACGTGGCCGGCCATGCTGCGCCGACTGATGGGCATGGTGAACTCTCGCGAGTCGAAGGACACCGAGTCGTTCTGGCTGGTCTTGAAGCGCAGCTCCCGGCGGGAAGGATCGGGATCGCTTCCCTCCACCACGTAGATGCTGCCCGCGTCTGCACCCGTGACGAAGCGGCTCTTCTCCAAGATCAAGCCGAGCAACTTCGCAATCTCGCGTTCGGTGGTCAGAGCGCGCGCGATCTCGATCAGCTCACCCAGCTCGTAGCGGTAGCGGCTGAGCCACTTGCCACGGCTCTCGCTGCGCGCCTTGATGTCCATCAGCTCGAAAGCTTGCCCCAGCGTCACCGAGACTTCGTTGGAGTGCGGCTGTTCGCCCAGCAGTGCGAACAACCCGCGGTTCTGCGCCTCCGCCAGCGCGCCGGCTTCCAACTGGCCCAGCAGTACCAACCGCATCTCGTAGGCCGCGAGGGCGTCTGCGTAGGGCGCGAACAACTCGCGTCCGCGCTCCCAGGTCGCCGCCGGGGCCAGCAATACGGAGCGTCCACTCTGACGCACCAGACAGAGCAAGGGATGCGGACACGCCACGGTGATGCCCGAGAGGCCCGGCAGCCTGCGGATGGTGTCGGCCAGCGCGGCAACTCGACTCACGGTCTCGCGCGCCTCCTCGTTCAAGTCACGCAGTACCGGCCCCCCACTCTCGGTGCTCAGCGTCATTCTATGTCGTCCTCGGAGTCCGTCGACCCACCGTTGCCTCGGCGGTCATCAGCTTGCCGTCGCAGCTCGGCGTCGCGCCGCTCGTAGGCTACGACGATCTTTTGCACCAGGGAATGGCGCACGACGTCCGCGTCCGTGAAGGTGCAAAACGCGATGCCAGAAATCGTCGCCAAGAGCTCGCTGGCCTCGCGCAGGCCGCTGCGAGCGCCCGTGGGCAGGTCTGTCTGGGTGATGTCGCCAGTCACGCACGCCTTGGAGCCGAAGCCAAGGCGCGTGAGGAACATGCGCATCTGCTCGGAGGTGGCGTTCTGGGCCTCGTCCAGAATGACGAAGGAGTCGTTCAAGGTTCGGCCTCGCATGAACGCGAGCGGCGCAACCTCGATCTGCCCGCGCTCGCGCATCTGCTCGACCTTGTCGAAGTCCAACATGTCGTGCAGGGCGTCGTACAGCGGGCGCAAGTAGGGATTCACCTTCTCTGCGAGGTCGCCGGGTAAGAACCCCAACTTTTCCCCGGCTTCCACCGCGGGGCGGGTGAGGATGATGCGCTTGACGCGCTTCTGCATCAGCGCGCTCGCGGCCATCGCCATCGCGAGATAGGTCTTTCCGGTTCCGGCGGGGCCAATGCCGAAGGTGAGGTCGTGCTGGCGAATCGCCTCGATGTAGCGCCGCTGCGCTTGTCCCTTGGGCGCGATGGGCTTGCGACGCGGCGTGATCAGCACGACCTCGTCGATGAGGTCGATCAGCGTGCTCTGGGGATCGTCGCGGAGCCCGCGCACCGTCCGCGCCACGTCGTTGGGGCCGATCTCGTAGCCCTTGCTCACTAGGTGTGCGACGTCCGAGAGAAAACGGTGCGCGACGCGCACGTCACGCTCCTCACCAGACAGATAGATCGTGTTGCCGCGCAGGCTCACCTCCGCGCCGCTCTGGCGCGACAGCTCGCCCAACAACTCGCTCTGCGGTCCCGACAGCGCCATGAGCACGGAGGTGTTTTCGACTTCCAAGCTCTCGCTGTAGGGGGGGGCATTCATGTGTTCGCGGCGTCGTCCTGGGACGACTTTCGGCTTCAGGATAGACCCGTTGTCGTCGCTTCGCACGGAGGCGCCGGGGGAACCGAACGAATTTTCACCCAAGCCCGATCTTTCGCGCTTTTCTTGGCCGAATCGCGCAGTCGCCGCTAACCGGGTGGCATGCGAGGTTTCAGCCGATGGATTGGCATCGGGGCAGCGGCGGGCCTCATTTTCGCCCTCGTCCCCGTCGTGCGGGGCGACATTGCGCTCGAAGGTGCCCTGCGGAAGTTGGCGCCCCGGGCGGAAAAGGCGAACGCCGGGCCCAACCTGGACGGTCTCGATCTCACGCGTCTCGACATGCGCCCGCGTCGTGTGCTCGCGCCCCTGTCCGACGGTCGCCATGCCGAGCTGACCCTGGATCCCGTGATTCAGCGCGCAGCCCTCTCTGAGATGAAGAAGTACCGCGTGCCCGAGGCTGGCGTCGTGGTCGCCGACGTGAAGACAGGGAATCTGCTCGCCTACGCCAGCTACGTGAACGAAGGTGCCAAGTTCGACGTCAATGCTCGCGCCGAGCCCCCGGCGGCCAGCGTGTTCAAAGTGATCACCAGCGCGGCGCTCGTGGAGAAGGCTGGGCTGAACCACAAGACCGAGCAGTGCTACCGCGGTGGCCGCAGTCGAATCATGGCGGACGAGCTGCAGGAGGATCCCTCGCGCGACAAGTGGTGCGCGACGCTGGCCATGGCGATGGGAAGAAGTCTGAACGTCGTATTTGGCCGATTGGCGCAGAAGCATTTGACGCCTGAAGACGTGACCGCGATGGGCGGCGCTTTTGGATTCGGCGCACCAGTTCCCTTCGCCATTGCCAACGAAGCGCCAACCATCGAGATCCCCAACGACCCCTTGGAGTTCGCCCGGGCCAGCGCTGGCTTCTGGCACACCACCCTCTCGCCCCTGGCGGCAATGACCATCGCGCAGTCCGTGGCCAACGGTGGGGTTGCCCTCGAGCCGCGACTGGTGGCCAGCGTCCACCGGGGCAAGGAAAAGCTCTGGGAGGAGACGCGAGAGCCGACGGTGCTCCGCCGTTCAGTGAAACCCGAGACCGCGGCAGAGCTGACCCAGATGATGATTCAGACCACCCAGAACGGGTCCGCATTCAAGAGCTTCCACGACACCCGCGGCCGCCCCTTCTTGCCGGACATCACCGTGGCGGGAAAGACGGGCACGCTCACGAAGTACAAGGCGAACCGGCACTACACGTGGTTCATCGGCTTTGCGCCCGCCAACAAGCCCGAGGTCGCGATTTCTGCGCTTGTGGTCAACACTCCTACCTGGCGCATCAAGGGGCCGGAGCTCGCGCGAAACGTGCTGCGTGCCTACTTTGCTAAGAAAGGCGCCAAGGGCGTGACGCCGCCCTGAGGCACCTTTCGCGTCCAGTGCCTGCGCATCGTTTCACCCCCGGCGAAATCCGGCATGTAAGTGCGTGGGCTACCCGCAATCTGCTGAAAAAATTGGGACAATCACCCGGGTTGGGGTTGGACCTCGTCAGCATTGATTGCTAGAGTAACCTCGTGCAAGTCGTATTGCGAAAACTCGGACGCGGCTCGCGTGCGGTGACCGGACGGCTAGTCCGAGCGCCGCGCAAAGGATCCGTGGTCGTGATCGAGTTCTCCGACGGAATGCACGAGTACGTGACGACTCCGGTCAAGCGTGTGTTGCGGTTGGCGTCCAGCGACGTCTTCTACATCGAGACCGTCAACAGCCGCTATCGACTGGAAGTTCGCGATCGCGAACGCACGTTGGAAGACGCCTCGAGCGGCTGAGCCTGCGGTGGCATCGCGCCATTGCGCTGGCATCGCGGCGCCCTTTCCGCTATCACGCCCGACGCGCGGCACCGAGGCCGCCACGAATCAACGCTAGAGAAGGACGAGTCTGAGTCATGGGACGTTTCGATCGCCGCAGGTCTTCCAAGATGCGCCGCCGCAAGAGCCAATCCAAGAAGAAGGAGCGCGAGAAGCGCCGCGCTGAGGAAAAGAAGAGCCAGAAGAAGCCGAGCAAGAAGAAGTAGCGCTCAGCGAATGACGTGCGTGGGGAACTGCACGTCCTTCGGGGGGGCGGTGTCTTCGATCACGGGTTCGCCAAACAGGCCGAAGTCACCCGCCAAGCGCTGCTCGCGCACGAGGTGCCAACCACCGTCGTCGCGCCATGCCTGCGCAACCCGCGTCGAACGCAGCGTGCTCTCGTTCGCTCTGACCCACGCCACGTCGACCTGAATCGTGGCGCGCAGCTTGTCTTGCATGCTGAGGCCCGCGAGTTCCACGTCGACGATGCGCACGTTTTTCCCCCAGCTCGTGCGCCGCTCCAGGAAGGCCTCGCGAGCGCCCTTGGAGGTGTGTCCCAGGGCAATGTCCATGCGCCCAAACCGCGTGGCCAGGTTGAGTTCGCGGGCTGCGTCCGTGACGCGCTCGGCCTGAGAAGGCGGCGACATGCAGGCTCCCAGGCCCAGAAGCGCCGCCAGTGCCAAGGGGGAAAGCAGACGGGGTGCCCAGGGCGTTCGGAGGCTCATTGCCAGCTTGCGCTAACAGAGCACGGCCCCTCCGGAAAAGAATTTGGCGGGGCCCCACAAGCGCGTGGCACACTGAGTGGGTGCGGTTCGTGGGTGGCCGCGGCCTTCTGGTCGCTCTAGCGTTGGGGATCGCTCCGGCGCCGGCCTTTGCGCAGGAGGACGCTGCGGAGCTCACCAAAGCCGGGCTTGCCAAGCTCACCAAAGGGGACTTGGAGGGCGGCGTGGAGGCGCTGGTGCGGGCAGCAGCGATCGACCCCACCGCGCCCATGCTGTTCAATCTAGCCCAGGCGGAGATCAAGCTGGGCAGACTCGCCGATGCAGAGCGGCATTTGAAGGAAGCCGAAGTCCTGGCTGAGCAGCAAGGCCCCAAGAACCTGGCGAAGCTGAGCGCCAAAGCGCGAGCGCAGATCACGGACCGAGTTCCCACCCTCGAGATCGCGTCGGTGCCCGACGCGGAGCGACTGGAGCTGTCTCTCGATGGCAAGCGCGTCAAGGGGGTCGAGCACCGCATCAATCCTGGTGCTCACGAACTGGTTGCGACGGCGGATGGCTACGAAGAGCACCGCGAGAAGTTCGACGTCGGTGAAGGCAAGACCTTCAGCCTGCGCTTCAGGATGACGCGGCTGAAGCCCGCGGCGCCAGTCAAGGCGGCTCCACCGCCCAAGGCCGAGCCGACCAAGCTGCCGCTCGGGCCCATCGTGTTGGGTGGCGCAGGAGTGTTGATGGCGGGCGCCGGCGTGTACTTCTACACGCGAGTCAGTTCGATCGACGATGAACGGATCGCCGCGTACGAGGCGGCTGGCTGTCCTGGCCCGAACTGTCCACAGGAACCCGAGAGCGCTCGGCTGAAGCGCGAAGACGCGGAGCAGGCCGCACTCTTTGGCAACGTGCTCGTGGGCGTGGGCGCTGCGGCAGTGGTGGGCGCTGGCGTGTGGTGGGCCCTTGCAAGTGGCAGCAGCGAGAAGGAACCCTCGGTAGCCTTGAGCTTGTCGCCCGGCGCCGCGCACTTGCGCGGGCGCTTCTAGCGCGCGCGTCTAGTGTCGTGAGTCCGAGAAAGCATCAAGAATTGTGCTGCGCCAAAGTTCGAGCGCAGAAGCGGGCGACACTGGCGAGGATCTGATCGGCGCTCTTGGTCCAAATGAAGGGCTTTGGCGCGTCGTTGCTCGCGTCGATGTAGTCGCAGATGACGCCTTCGAGTTCCGCAGTGCTCGCCTGGCTACCACGTCGCAGAGCATCGGCGGTGAGCTTGGCGAACCAACGTTCGATGAGATTCAGCCACGACGAGTAGGTGGGGGTGAAGTGGAGATGAAAGCGTTTG is from Polyangiaceae bacterium and encodes:
- a CDS encoding HD domain-containing phosphohydrolase → MTLSTESGGPVLRDLNEEARETVSRVAALADTIRRLPGLSGITVACPHPLLCLVRQSGRSVLLAPAATWERGRELFAPYADALAAYEMRLVLLGQLEAGALAEAQNRGLFALLGEQPHSNEVSVTLGQAFELMDIKARSESRGKWLSRYRYELGELIEIARALTTEREIAKLLGLILEKSRFVTGADAGSIYVVEGSDPDPSRRELRFKTSQNDSVSFDSREFTMPISRRSMAGHVALEKTTLRIDDAYQMPAGSPFSFDRSFDEKVGYRTKSMLCTPLISKSGEVIGVLQLINKKKEPSQKLTCPEDCERWVVPFDDRSEQLLLTLASQAGIALENAILYDEIRTIFEGFVRASVDAIEQRDPTTSGHSRRVADLTVALAAAVEREDSGPYRDVIWKAEDLREIEYASLLHDFGKIGVREHVLVKAKKLYPHELESIRQRFDFVTRTVELDVLDRKLSAMSRGASASELAAFDEELLERRAQVDEAWQTIMHANEPTVLAAGDFKKIAELGRQIYARLDGSEAPLLGEQEVKSLSVMRGSLTPEEFDEIRSHVTHTFRFLSKIPWGKTFSRVAVIAGAHHERLNGTGYPHRLHAAEIPLQSKMMTISDIFDALTASDRPYKRAVPLEKALDILNLEVKDGHVDAELVRIFRDAKAWERATDVRQ
- a CDS encoding PhoH family protein; amino-acid sequence: MNAPPYSESLEVENTSVLMALSGPQSELLGELSRQSGAEVSLRGNTIYLSGEERDVRVAHRFLSDVAHLVSKGYEIGPNDVARTVRGLRDDPQSTLIDLIDEVVLITPRRKPIAPKGQAQRRYIEAIRQHDLTFGIGPAGTGKTYLAMAMAASALMQKRVKRIILTRPAVEAGEKLGFLPGDLAEKVNPYLRPLYDALHDMLDFDKVEQMRERGQIEVAPLAFMRGRTLNDSFVILDEAQNATSEQMRMFLTRLGFGSKACVTGDITQTDLPTGARSGLREASELLATISGIAFCTFTDADVVRHSLVQKIVVAYERRDAELRRQADDRRGNGGSTDSEDDIE
- a CDS encoding penicillin-binding transpeptidase domain-containing protein, giving the protein MRGFSRWIGIGAAAGLIFALVPVVRGDIALEGALRKLAPRAEKANAGPNLDGLDLTRLDMRPRRVLAPLSDGRHAELTLDPVIQRAALSEMKKYRVPEAGVVVADVKTGNLLAYASYVNEGAKFDVNARAEPPAASVFKVITSAALVEKAGLNHKTEQCYRGGRSRIMADELQEDPSRDKWCATLAMAMGRSLNVVFGRLAQKHLTPEDVTAMGGAFGFGAPVPFAIANEAPTIEIPNDPLEFARASAGFWHTTLSPLAAMTIAQSVANGGVALEPRLVASVHRGKEKLWEETREPTVLRRSVKPETAAELTQMMIQTTQNGSAFKSFHDTRGRPFLPDITVAGKTGTLTKYKANRHYTWFIGFAPANKPEVAISALVVNTPTWRIKGPELARNVLRAYFAKKGAKGVTPP